TCAACCTCCTGAACATCAAACGACAACGTGCGAGGTCACCGTCCTCTACCGTACATCTAAACGAGTAGCGGAGGAATTTATTGTGTTACACTTTATTTATTATTATACTTATGTATGTATGAAATGATATTTATAGACCAATGTGATCGTTGTGGCTCGTACCCTTCTGCTCCTCCTCGTCGTATCAATTCCGTGTACCTCTCATGCTCAGACCGGGATGAGCCGGTTTGGCAGTGCGCGGTCTTCAGCCTTATCGCTCGCCACAACCGCAGATCGATTCGACACAGGAGCTCACATTAATCCTGCGGTCGCCGCGGAACGGACAGAGAGCGTTGTGACAGCTTTCGGTCGCCAACCGTTCGGTCTGGCTGAACTCAGACATGGGTCGCTCAGCGTACGCGTCCCTTTGCCTGTAGCTGTAATACATGCTGGCGCGGGTACATACGGCTTCGAAGCGTATCGAGAAACCTTCTTTTCCCTCGCCGCAGCTCGACGAGTATCTGTTGGCACATCTCGCTCCATGTCCGTCGGAATGGGGATGCGGTACCATCACGTGCACGTCGAAGAATATGAATCTGCACACGCTGTTGCGGTCCAGGCCGGTCTCGTGGTCCCCCTCCTGGCAACACTCACGATGGGTGCAACCGCCCGGAATCTGACCGGCGCGGATATCGCCGGTGGACCGCTGCCGCGATCACTCGCCGTCGGAGTGCACTACCGTCCCACGTCGTCAGTCAACGTTTACAGCGACGTGTACAAAGACGTTGCTTTCCCCTGGTCCCTTCGCGGCGGGATTGAGGTGTGGCCCGTGTCGATGTTTGCAGTCCGGGTCGGTGCAGCTCGCCACCCATCCCGGTTCTCGGTCGGCGTCGGCCTCGAGACGGGCCCTGTTTCTGTCGATATGTCTGCCGAGAGACATCCGGAACTGGGTTGGTCACCGGCCGCCGGGCTATCGGCCCGCTGGTAGCCACTGTCACGTCGCTCACACTCATGAACCGGTCCGCATTTGCTCACCATGCGATCATTCTACCTTAGCCTGGTGCTCGCCGTGTTTGCTATAGGACCCGCAGGCGCTCAGGTTACAGACTCTACAACTAGATACATTGATAGATGGGTTGATGAAGCCGATATCTCCGAAGGAGGCGGAGAACGCACAACGGAGCACATCGAGAATCTGCGGGCCCGACCGCTAGACATCAATACGGCCACCCGCTCGGACGTTGCCAGTCTACCGGAAGTCACGCTACTTCTAGCCGGCCGAATCGTGCGGTACCGCCGAACACATGGTGCATTCTCGTCCCCACTCGACATTACTCAGGTCGAAGGGGTTGACACCGGACTGTACCGGCGAGTCCGACCGTTCATCACCTGCTCGGTGGCGTCTCCGACGGCTGAATCGCACACGCCGGACAAAACGCAGCCGTGGTCGCAGGCGCTTAAACACCTCGAACTACGCGCCTCGTACCGCTGGAAACGCCGGCTCGACCTGGGCCGCGGATACCAGACTGATACAACGCGAACCACCTTCGTTGGCGGTCCTGTCCGGCATGTGACACGACTCGATGTCCGGCTCGGCGATCGCCTCCGAGCCGCATCCGCGCTCGACAAAGACTCAGGGGAGGCATGGAGGTGGAGTCCAAATACAGGGGCACCCGGTTTTGACCATATATCCGGCACTCTTGCACTTGATCATCTTGGTCCGCTGGATGCCCTTATCGTCGGCGATTACACCGTCTCCGCGGGACACGGCGTAGCCGTATGGAGAGGAATGTCATTCGGTAAGGGTAGAGATCCCTTTGGAGGCGTCCTTCGGTCCGGGCGGGGTATCGCCCCGTTTGCTTCGACAGAAGAGAATCGATTCTTCCGAGGCATCGCACTTCAAGTGGCCACGGCTCATCGGGAAAACCGTACCGGTTCGTGGCGCCCAGACGTATCATTTTCGCCATTCGTCTCCCGTCGTCGCCTCGACGCCAGTCGCGCTCTCTCCCCAGAGGGTGATCCTGGCTGGTCGACGCTCACGGCCGGCGGTCTCCACCGGACACGCTCTGAAATTGCCACCCGCGATGCCGTCCGAGAGACAGTCGGTGGAGCGATGATAGAAATCTCACGAGGGCGATGGATGATCGGTGGGGTGGCATTGACGTCGGAACTGGACGAGAGCCCGCTACCACCGGACCGGCCGGACGAAGCATTCGACGCAACCCATCGGCGCACAGCGGTAGGATCAGTGTACGCCACGATCGACGCGGGACCATCCGTTCTCACTGGCGAAGTTGCGCGTGGTCCCTCCGGCAGCACAGCTGCCGTGGCTGGATGGGCCTACGATGACGGCAAACGAGTTGAAGTTCTCGCACATGGCAGATATTACGACCGAGGATACGACAACCGCTACGCATCAGCGTTTTCAGAGACGTCTACACGAAATGAAATCGGACTCTACAGCGCTGTCCGGCTTCACGTACAGAAGTCATGGACCGTAGCGGGATACATTGATCAGTACCGCTTTCCCTGGCTCCGATACAACATACCGCGGCCCACGGATGGCCGAGACGTGCGCCTCGTCGTCGAACATGAACCGCGAGACTGGCTTTCGCACTACGTTGAGTTCCGCTCGGAGACCAAGGAACAGCGAGCGCAACCGAGCCTCGGCCGATCTCCTCTCGCTACGGAGACCGTCGCTCCAGAACTTCGGCAGAGCGTACGTTGGGACGCGACCTACAAGTGGTCGGAGAAATTGGAGTTCGGCACACGTATCGAAACCGTCCGCATGCGAACGGACCCGACACAGGACTGGCACCACGGCGTTTTACTTTTTCAGGAGGCGACGTGGCAGCCCGTATCTAGGCTCCAGCTGACCGGCAGGCTTACGTTGTTCGATACCGACGGATTCCAGGCGCGCGTATTTGCGTACGAGAGTGGACCCCGGTACGCATTTAGCGTGCCTGCCTTATTCGGCCGAGGCGAACGGTCTTATGTTCTCTTGCGAGTTGACCTCTTTGGCGGCGCATCTTTAGAGGCAAAGTATGGCGTCACGAGGTATGACGACCGACGACGCGTTGGATCTGGATTGGCTGAGGTTTCCAAAAATCGAGTCCGTGCGCTCGACGTGCAGCTTCACTGGACACTTCATTAACCCTGGAGACCCCTGTACGGGAACCAACCCAAGCAGCGGCTTTTACGGGCTTCATCGACCAGAATGAAGACAGAATATCGGAACTCTTCCACGTTCGTATCGTGATTTCGCCCGTTCGATTTCCGGGAAATGTTCATTGATACGGTGCGCGCTGTCGGTGAACGGAACCACGACAAGAAATTGTTTTGTTTGTATTGTAGATTGCAACGACGGGTTGACGCTTCCCTCACACTGGCGGCATACCGCGTCCGAACGGCCCAGTGATATCGCCCGACACGCTCGACTAGACTGCCCTCCGACCTGTACCATGAGTTCTACGCGTGCCCACATCCTTGCTGTAGAGGACAATTCCGAGACCCAGCTACTGCTGAAGCATCTGCTGAAAGGTTCGTTTGACGTATTTGTGGTGTCGGGCGTCGATGATGCTCTCCAAGCGGCAGATGAACGTGAATTCGACATCTTTCTTCTCGACATCAACCTGAGCGGTCAGCGTACAGGAACGGATCTTCTCCACCTGCTCCGGCAGAAGGATGCGGCGCAACGCGTTCCAGCCATTGCGCTGACGGCTTATGCAATGCCCGGCGATCGCGAAGATTTCCTGGATGCAGGTTTCGACCAGTACGTCAGCAAACCGTTCACGCGTGCCGACCTCACGGCTGCGATCGAATCCAGTCTTGAGCGAGCAGAGAACGCCGCATCGACCGGATGACCCACCGGGCTCTCGTCCGCTCTGCGCCGATTAGACAAAAAAAAGAACCGCTGACCTGATATCTTCAGATCAGCGGTTCCTTCTATTTTGACCCGTTACTACCGAAGTAATGGGCACACGAGAGGGTTGGTTGCCG
This DNA window, taken from Longibacter salinarum, encodes the following:
- a CDS encoding ComEA family DNA-binding protein, which encodes MRSFYLSLVLAVFAIGPAGAQVTDSTTRYIDRWVDEADISEGGGERTTEHIENLRARPLDINTATRSDVASLPEVTLLLAGRIVRYRRTHGAFSSPLDITQVEGVDTGLYRRVRPFITCSVASPTAESHTPDKTQPWSQALKHLELRASYRWKRRLDLGRGYQTDTTRTTFVGGPVRHVTRLDVRLGDRLRAASALDKDSGEAWRWSPNTGAPGFDHISGTLALDHLGPLDALIVGDYTVSAGHGVAVWRGMSFGKGRDPFGGVLRSGRGIAPFASTEENRFFRGIALQVATAHRENRTGSWRPDVSFSPFVSRRRLDASRALSPEGDPGWSTLTAGGLHRTRSEIATRDAVRETVGGAMIEISRGRWMIGGVALTSELDESPLPPDRPDEAFDATHRRTAVGSVYATIDAGPSVLTGEVARGPSGSTAAVAGWAYDDGKRVEVLAHGRYYDRGYDNRYASAFSETSTRNEIGLYSAVRLHVQKSWTVAGYIDQYRFPWLRYNIPRPTDGRDVRLVVEHEPRDWLSHYVEFRSETKEQRAQPSLGRSPLATETVAPELRQSVRWDATYKWSEKLEFGTRIETVRMRTDPTQDWHHGVLLFQEATWQPVSRLQLTGRLTLFDTDGFQARVFAYESGPRYAFSVPALFGRGERSYVLLRVDLFGGASLEAKYGVTRYDDRRRVGSGLAEVSKNRVRALDVQLHWTLH
- a CDS encoding response regulator, with amino-acid sequence MSSTRAHILAVEDNSETQLLLKHLLKGSFDVFVVSGVDDALQAADEREFDIFLLDINLSGQRTGTDLLHLLRQKDAAQRVPAIALTAYAMPGDREDFLDAGFDQYVSKPFTRADLTAAIESSLERAENAASTG